In Peromyscus leucopus breed LL Stock chromosome 16_21, UCI_PerLeu_2.1, whole genome shotgun sequence, a single genomic region encodes these proteins:
- the LOC114690777 gene encoding cytochrome c oxidase subunit 5B, mitochondrial, which translates to MASRLLRGVGALAAQALRARGPGGAVATRSMASAGGVPTDEEQATGLEREIMIASEKGLDPYNMLPPKAASGTKEDPNLVPSITNKRIVGCICEEDNCTVIWFWLHKGDAQRCPSCGTHYKLVPHQLAH; encoded by the exons ATGGCTTCAAGGTTACTTCGCGGAGTGGGCGCTCTGGCGGCGCAGGCCCTGAGGGCCCGCGGGCCCGGTGGCGCGGTTGCGACGCgctccatggcttctgcag gTGGTGTTCCTACTGATGAGGAGCAGGCTACAGGCCTGGAGAGGGAGATCATGATCGCATCTGAGAAGGGACTG GATCCATACAATAtgctacctccaaaggcagcttcAGGCACCAAGGAAGACCCTAATTTAGTCCCGTCCATCACCAACAAGCGAATAGTGGGCTGCATCT GTGAAGAGGACAACTGTACTGTTATCTGGTTTTGGCTGCACAAAGGCGACGCTCAGCGATGCCCAAGCTGTGGAACCCATTATAAGCTGGTGCCCCACCAGCTGGCCCACTGA